In the genome of Notamacropus eugenii isolate mMacEug1 chromosome 5, mMacEug1.pri_v2, whole genome shotgun sequence, one region contains:
- the LOC140503494 gene encoding T-cell-interacting, activating receptor on myeloid cells protein 1-like isoform X5 encodes MTPYHVSEPSEAVVIWVTDALPKPSLSAWPQVVSGANMTLLCQAPLWGSSFILYKERDKKILASMNNTQDGAKFFLMHMTTRDSGNYTCSYQLRNNGSLWTQHSDPLQIIVTGGFLAHFFL; translated from the exons ATGACTCCATACCATGTATCTGAACCCAGTGAGGCCGTAGTGATCTGGGTGACAG ATGCactccccaagccttccctctcagCTTGGCCTCAGGTGGTTTCAGGAGCCAACATGACCCTCCTGTGTCAGGCGCCCTTGTGGGGTAGCAGCTTTATTCTGTACAAGGAGCGAGATAAGAAAATCCTGGCCAGTATGAATAACACTCAAGATGGGGCCAAGTTCTTCCTGATGCACATGACCACAAGAGACTCTGGGAATTACACCTGTAGCTATCAACTTCGCAACAATGGAAGTCTCTGGACACAACACAGTGACCCCCTGCAGATCATAGTGACAG GTGGCTTTCTTgcccatttctttctttga
- the LOC140503494 gene encoding T-cell-interacting, activating receptor on myeloid cells protein 1-like isoform X4 — translation MTPYHVSEPSEAVVIWVTDALPKPSLSAWPQVVSGANMTLLCQAPLWGSSFILYKERDKKILASMNNTQDGAKFFLMHMTTRDSGNYTCSYQLRNNGSLWTQHSDPLQIIVTGTESNNTLLITFIRVSFLLFFLCLVLLAILCQRSIPVGEKVLYTSVS, via the exons ATGACTCCATACCATGTATCTGAACCCAGTGAGGCCGTAGTGATCTGGGTGACAG ATGCactccccaagccttccctctcagCTTGGCCTCAGGTGGTTTCAGGAGCCAACATGACCCTCCTGTGTCAGGCGCCCTTGTGGGGTAGCAGCTTTATTCTGTACAAGGAGCGAGATAAGAAAATCCTGGCCAGTATGAATAACACTCAAGATGGGGCCAAGTTCTTCCTGATGCACATGACCACAAGAGACTCTGGGAATTACACCTGTAGCTATCAACTTCGCAACAATGGAAGTCTCTGGACACAACACAGTGACCCCCTGCAGATCATAGTGACAG GTACAGAGTCCAACAATACCCTCCTCATCACCTTCATCCgtgtttctttcctcctcttcttcctgtgCCTTGTCTTGCTGGCAATTCTCTGCCAAAGATCCATCCCTGTGGGTGAGAAAGTGTTGTATACCTCAGTGTCTTAA